The following are encoded together in the Triticum dicoccoides isolate Atlit2015 ecotype Zavitan chromosome 6B, WEW_v2.0, whole genome shotgun sequence genome:
- the LOC119322814 gene encoding RING-H2 finger protein ATL58-like, which translates to MSSCTSPDPPDYCSAVSPELKLYQAFIFSVPVFFTFVLLLFFYLFYLWRRRVNWQSSQMRADNLIRGDNPRLECGINKEMREMLPVVIFKESFLIRETQCSVCLADYQADERLQRIPPCGHTFHIDCIDHWFSRNTTCPLCRVSLLTAPRAASVAPTDLETQAIEEDCSSSAQHHVGLRDEHTRPEDQAVDGRISDGPSQQTNVDASVIVVIAPQTAGSPSSCHLSAV; encoded by the exons ATGTCTTCTTGTACTTCCCCAGATCCACCGGACTACTGCTCCGCTGTATCGCCTGAGCTTAAACTATACCAGGCCTTCATCTTCTCTGTGCCAGTTTTCTTCACATTCGTCTTGCTTCTCTTCTTCTACTTGTTCTACCTGTGGCGGCGCAGAGTGAATTGGCAGTCCTCGCAAATGAGGGCTGATAATTTGATCAGGGGGGATAACCCTAGG TTGGAGTGTGGCATAAATAAGGAGATGCGTGAGATGTTGCCAGTTGTGATCTTCAAGGAGAGCTTCTTGATCAGGGAAACACA GTGCTCGGTCTGCTTAGCAGACTATCAAGCAGATGAGCGGCTTCAGAGAATACCCCCTTGTGGTCACACCTTCCACATCGATTGCATTGACCACTGGTTTTCTAGGAACACTACTTGCCCTCTTTGCCGAGTATCGCTCCTGACTGCCCCCAGAGCTGCCAGCGTCGCTCCGACCGATCTGGAAACACAAGCCATCGAAGAGGACTGCTCTTCAAGTGCGCAGCATCATGTGGGCCTTAGAGATGAGCACACGCGACCGGAGGATCAGGCAGTGGACGGCAGGATCAGTGACGGCCCATCACAGCAGACTAACGTGGATGCATCAGTTATTGTAGTCATCGCGCCTCAAACAGCAGGGTCTCCAAGTTCTTGCCACTTGTCTGCCGTGTAA